The Petrotoga olearia DSM 13574 genome contains the following window.
AGTTGCCACGGGTATTTTAAACGAAGCGGGAATAAGTATGTTGGGACTGGGTCCAAGTAATATAGTTTCACTTGGAACAATGCTTTCATGGGCACTACTATTTGAGTCTGTTAGATCAGGTGCCTGGTGGGCTTTTGTACCTCCAGCTATAACCATAGCTTTAATAACCTTTTCACTATATTTTATGAATTCTGGGATGGATGAATTATTCAATCCCAAACTTAGGAGTTGATCAGGTTGGAATCAAAAAAAGTCATTTTAGAAGTTAACAATCTTAAAACCTATTATCATACAAGATTAGGAGAAAAAATAAAAGCGGTAAACAGCGTTTCATTTAACCTATATGAGGGAGAAATCTTGGGAATAGCGGGCGAATCAGGTTGTGGGAAATCTACTTTAGCAATGAGTTTATCGGGCTTATTTTTATCTCCTTTGAAATACGAAAGTGGATCGGTATTTTTAGATAATGAAAATATCATGCAAAAAAAAGAAAATGAGTTGAGAAAAAAAATACTGGGAAAGAAATATTCTTACATCCCTCAAAGTGCTCTGAACGCGTTGAATCCAACATTAAAAATCAAAAATTTTGTTATAGATCTAATGAAAGAACACGATCCCAATATGACAGAAAAAGAGATTTTAAATTTGGCAAAAGAACGTTTTGAATCTCTTTCTTTGCCTCCAAGGGTTTTAAACCTCTATCCCTTAGAACTTAGCGGTGGTATGAAACAAAGAGTAGTTGTTGCAATCTCCACAATCATGAACCCAGAAGTTGTAGTAGCAGATGAACCAACTTCTGCATTGGACGTAACTTCACAAAAAATAGTAATAAAGTTAATTAAAGAACTTTTTGATAAAAAGATAGTTAAAAGTATAATTTTTATAACTCACGAACTTCCCATATTAAGGCATATATGTGACCGTATAGCCGTAATGTACGCAGGTGAATTTGTAGAGGTAGGAAATATGAAAGATGTAATCTTCGATCCTATTCATCCTTACTCACAAGCATTAATGCAATCTATATTAGTTCCTGAAAAAGGCATAAAAGGCAAAAAACTTCCAAGCCTTCCTGGTTCACCACCTGATTTAAGGAAAATTCCAAAAGGATGTAGGTTCGCAGATAGATGCCCTTTGGCAATAGAAGATTGTAAGAAAGACGATGTCAATTTAACTAAAGTAGGAGAAAGATCTGTAAGGTGCATCAGAATAAACCATATTTTAACCCAAGGGAAGAAGGTGACACCGTATGTCTAAGCACTCAAATGAAGATATAATAAAAGTCGAAAATTTGACCAAAATATTTGGAAGTGGTAAAAAAGCTGTAAAAGCGGTAGATAACGTCACTTTTTCTATAAAAAAAGGGGAAATCGTCTCTCTTGTTGGACAAAGTGGAAGTGGAAAAACAACGGTAACGAGACTATTACTAAGGTTGTTAAAAGAAACAGAAGGTAAAATTACTTTTGAAGGTCAGGATATAACAGGTTTAACAGGAAAAGAAAAAAAGCTTTACTGGAAAAAAGTGCAAGCAATATTTCAAGACCCCTACGCCTCATTCAATATATTTTCTCCGGTAAAAAAAGTTTTAATAGATGCTTTCAAGTTATTTGACAACAGTTTTACAAAACAAGAAAAAATGTCAAAGGTTTACGAAGCTTTGGAATCAGTTAATCTAAGGCCCGAAGAAGTAGCTGATAAATATCCTTTTGAATTAAGTGGCGGTCAAAGGCAAAGGGTAATGATAGCAAGGGCTCATTTGATAAAACCAAAATTACT
Protein-coding sequences here:
- a CDS encoding ABC transporter ATP-binding protein, translated to MESKKVILEVNNLKTYYHTRLGEKIKAVNSVSFNLYEGEILGIAGESGCGKSTLAMSLSGLFLSPLKYESGSVFLDNENIMQKKENELRKKILGKKYSYIPQSALNALNPTLKIKNFVIDLMKEHDPNMTEKEILNLAKERFESLSLPPRVLNLYPLELSGGMKQRVVVAISTIMNPEVVVADEPTSALDVTSQKIVIKLIKELFDKKIVKSIIFITHELPILRHICDRIAVMYAGEFVEVGNMKDVIFDPIHPYSQALMQSILVPEKGIKGKKLPSLPGSPPDLRKIPKGCRFADRCPLAIEDCKKDDVNLTKVGERSVRCIRINHILTQGKKVTPYV
- a CDS encoding ABC transporter ATP-binding protein, producing MSKHSNEDIIKVENLTKIFGSGKKAVKAVDNVTFSIKKGEIVSLVGQSGSGKTTVTRLLLRLLKETEGKITFEGQDITGLTGKEKKLYWKKVQAIFQDPYASFNIFSPVKKVLIDAFKLFDNSFTKQEKMSKVYEALESVNLRPEEVADKYPFELSGGQRQRVMIARAHLIKPKLLLADEPTSMIDANLRSGILELLLGLRDTEGTTIMFVTHDLGLAYYVSDRLFIMHEGEIVERGDADKVITQPEHPYTKQLMMDVPKLSEEWILK